The window tgagaggctattctggagactactcttatgcaagcttcagctagacattgctctTTATTAGGGTTTGACTAACCCCAATCAGAAGCATTCctgccaatgctaaagaacagctacagctctatctgagattccacaagagttccatgcactataattattttccagaaacctaaacctccagatgggttcctaggccagatatatTCTGAAACTCACAGGGTCCaatctctccaaaacatcaactagttccatttccctatcccatattatcaacatccctttccaacatgaaaatttagaatatgCATAGTCCAAATAGCCCCAAAGtttgggagaaagaacaaaggagaaggaggtggtataacagagaagataggatttagcaaatgagtatgactactatatcatatcaatatttattttaacctccagtgtcttggagcaaccagaagttaaaacctaaaattgtaaaactgtaacctatagcaaactctgaaacatgttctataactacttgttacaatgctCTTTGAAGTCTCTTGCTTTCTTGTATACAGTCAAAATATCAGCTAAAAAAGAATTCCACCCAACAACattgagcaagaaataaaaacatggctttttaaaggtatacaaaagattcaaactggcacactccaccctctggacccctaaAAAAGGCATGTTCATTCCATGTACAAATTACATTTATTCCATTAcagtatcacaaagccttaaatgatttcagtaatacaagtcagaaacagtacataatctcatcaaagtcagctacaggcatagtctgtcctaAGGAAAAATTCACTTCTGGCTGcgaacctgtaaaactcagaacaagttatgtgctgacaatatacaaaggagggacattcataggatatatattcCCATATCCATTGGATGATATTGAAAGGAAAATGGTGGTCAAAGATCTCAAGCAGTTCCTAaacagcagggcaaactccattagatttcaaagactgagagtcatttatcctcagggctttagaaagcagcagtcctgtcctatccaagggcctatgcagaagCCCTGGtctttccaaacactggggtAAGGGTCGCAACCCTGTGGGAAAGTGCAGAGAACACCTTTTTCTCCATTCTACTCTACTCTACCCAAGCAttggggcagcacctgggctctctgctatcTAATGGGGATAcactcaaccccctcagaacaagGGGGTAGTAGAAAGGCTCTCCCAATCCCAAGGAATGtcctctaccttctccaaggcctgggaaACCAAAAGCCTTCATGAACATAGAGGAAGAAGGCCTTCCATCTGCCTTCAGGGCGAGCCCACCATCTTTAAGAGTATGGATATATCCACTTTTCTGGCcagagatttcttggcttcagatttTGCATCCATGGTTGTACCTTTGAAGTTAATTTTCATCAATTTGCACCTTATCTGTCaattttagtccagactggcagtggttccatttatatagatcctACAACACTCTTGTCAATTTTCCATGCAATAcacagggatcataaccatcagaaaATAGGACATTCCACAGAtgttttctggataactccatctacAACACTGACTTtttttgaaatggctgactggttccatgttagGTTAAATACtcatatggggcactattctctgatgtctcactttctgaaagcccagaattttccagaccatcaatttccatttaatttgtACCCAAGTGTCCAGTTCTCAACCTATCATTTTCCTCTCACAAAtgactataagctgcaaggaacaAACAGgccacattttccacatttagtttggaaatttcctgaGCTAAGGATCCAAGGCTGTCACCTTGAAATATAAATTTCCATCCAAAAGCAGTACACATTTtaaccaaattgtcttccacttTTAAGCAAGGGTcagttttcttccagtttgcaataacacatgaaTCATTTGTCTAAGACCttgtcagaagtatctttagaatccaaATTTCTACCAAAgcctcttcaaagtattctaggccttctctatcaagctcctcacaattcttcagGAACCTTCCCTTTAGCATTAAAAAGGTGTTACAATGTGTTTGACACTTACAACTCTCAGCACCCTTATTCTCTGGTACAAAAATCTGTTTTTGATTTGTTAAGGCTGGCAAAGGCATAATACCATTAATGAGTTGGTTTTTacgaagggaatttattaagttgcaagtttatagttctaagatcttaaaatgtctaaactaaggcatccagaggatagctggactcaagaaagggctaATGATATATGATgatgatatattcatatataataaaataaatatgatatattctctcctggcttctcatttcaaatgacttccccaagggcattttctttctacatctccaaaggtctctgaaaTGTGTCAGCTTTAAAACTTTTcctaaaatgtttccctcttaaagaaccCCAATATACAATCCTATCttcaatggatggagacacatctctatggaaatcacCTACTTAAAAGACCCCACCCATAGTTCAGTGAggtacatttccatggaaacagctcaaTCAAAAAGGGGGCACATAATACTGTAGGagcattaaagaacatggcttttctgggatgcacaacaatttcaaaccagtacacaacTTCTTTTTGCAGTGCTCTCAAGCATTGCACATCATGTTCCCAGCCCAAAGTATCACCTTGTGCGTTTTGACCCACTGAACAGCTCCAGAAATAATCAacatgctcagagaggaaacaaAATTGGCAAAGTGGTAAATGGTGCTGTGAGATCTTGGGACTAAACCTTCTCCTGACACTTTGAGTGTCTTATCATAAATACTTGATGCCATTTGAATCAATCAGTTGCCAGAGAGACTTGAGGTTTAAACTGTGAAAAATAATTCACATGTAATAGAGGACACCACATGGTTTACATGGAGTTTCCCTTTATTTCTCACAAGCTTTAATGTTTCTGACTGGTTTTTACATGCATTCATGCAAGTTCAGGCAAATCTCAGATGAACCTCCCAAGGACAAATCCCCCTGTAGAgactttgatttgtatttctgatTCTAAGGGTGCTATTTCACCTCTACACTCTTGTTATCCTTCTGTACCACCCCACCTTTTGACATCTACACTGAATAGTCCCAAACTGAGGCCACTTTGTCTCTTCAAGGTACAACTGATATTTTCCCTTCCAAGTGCCCTTAAGAAGGTCTCAAATGTGCTCATCCACTAGACACGCCTGTGGCAGCGGCACAGGATGAGTTCTGGCCCATAGAAAATCCTGTCGCAACACCGAAAACAGATAGAGTCACCGAGCAAGATGGTGCGGGTCTGCCCCAAGTCCTGCAGCATCGCCTTCAGCCTGGCATGCAGCTCAACAAGTCTTCCCTGGTGGAGGGAACCGTGAGGGCCCTGGTAGGCCTCCAGAGGGACAGGATACAAGCCGAGGGGGAACTGTCTCATGCTTGGGGTGTTCCGTAATAGGTTCTCCAGGACAGGCATGGAGATGGAGTTTCCAAAGAAGCTGAAGGACTTGAGTTGGGAGCAGCTGCCCAGGGCAGGCAGCATGGCATTAAAATGGGCATCTGAGAGCCCACACTCATCTAATTCCAGGACTTGGAGTGTGGCAGACAGTTTCGCCAGCAGAACTTTGAGAGTTTCAGGGCTCATATAGAGCATGAGAACACCACACAGGTCCAGTTTCTTTAGGTGACTGGTGTTCGCGCACAGGGACAGGTGTATCAGGTCGGATTCCTTAAGTTGGCAGCAAGTTACGGAAAGAGCCTCCAGGGGACTCTTCAGGTACCTGGGGAGAGATAGAGAAGTGAGTTCTGGGGAGTAGTGCTAGAGGCTTCAGGGGGTTGAAGAAGGACTCAGACTTCTAGGTGGGAGATGACACATTCCCCCAAGCCCAAGATCATTACACCCAAGTCCAGGGTCATTCTAACTACCTGGTGCTGGTCAACACCCAACATGCCTTCTGGTGAAGATTATAGACCTTTGAGTCTGTCCAATTTCTGGTGGATACCTTTCACTGTCCCTTATTTGTTGCATGTCTGGGTCAAGTTAATAAAATCTCAAGGGCTccctttcctcatctgtcaaacaGAAACACTACACCCCTCTTACTTATGGTGAGGATGAATGCAGATAATGTTGGAGCATGCTCAAGAAACCTGATGCAATCTCTCAATGAAGGCTGAACATCAGTGAATTTCAGTATCTGGAGACATAACCACTTCCCCTGAAAGTGGCCTAAATCTGGCTACCTTCCAGCCGCTGCCGGAGCCCCAATATCACTGTGTCAGGTAAGCCATACTGGGAGATAGGCCAAATTTCATTGTGTCTGATGAGACATATTGGGAGATAAACATTTATGCATAAATGGCTATCTTGGGCAATATTTGGTCATATCCACTGGGTCTGCCAAGGTGCTAGGACACACTTCCCTCCCTGTAGCAAGGGCAATCCATTCTTCACTCCTGCTCCCTCACCCTCAATCTGCAAAAGCATGCATTTTCCATTTACTACCTTACTTGGAGCTCAAAGTATTCCTCTGACAGATTAACTTTCTGACTTACAGGAAGTTTAAGACAGCTTTGGAGGAAGAAGCTCAAGCGCACAAGGCCGGGGAGTATAAAGCTTAGTATATTTGGCAGCCCTCAAGATTTACAGCTTGCTTTTCATCAATGCCATCTTTACTTCCCTATTTCCAGACAGCACTTCTCAAGGAAGAATTCCCAAACACACCTGCATTATACCTGAACCCCTGTTCTAGAGTTTCCGAGCACGTTGTCTCTACTCTCCCTTCTCTATCCCAGTATATGCCTCTCCTTTTCTCTAGGTGATTGTGGGGTCTCATGCT of the Tamandua tetradactyla isolate mTamTet1 chromosome 2, mTamTet1.pri, whole genome shotgun sequence genome contains:
- the LOC143664513 gene encoding melanoma antigen preferentially expressed in tumors-like → MEPGAAQPMPERHNLDHSRLAPLEVVIDLYFKNGALDEHLTYLMEWVTQRHSSIHLCCRKLNVSGLPIQNLNKHLKMVQLHCIQELEVSYNWQQPVLGTTVPHLEQMVNLHRIVISEVCMTSRGCSAEEVSQYASQMLRPNLLQELRLDCVFILNGRLDQVLRYLKSPLEALSVTCCQLKESDLIHLSLCANTSHLKKLDLCGVLMLYMSPETLKVLLAKLSATLQVLELDECGLSDAHFNAMLPALGSCSQLKSFSFFGNSISMPVLENLLRNTPSMRQFPLGLYPVPLEAYQGPHGSLHQGRLVELHARLKAMLQDLGQTRTILLGDSICFRCCDRIFYGPELILCRCHRRV